A segment of the Acidobacteriota bacterium genome:
TAATATTTAGAATGTCAAGCAAAGAAGAGAAATTTCCTTTAAGAACGAAGAAACCAAATTTTTATCCTTCAAAGCGACAGACGAATGCTGTCTGTCAGATCACTGCCAAGGAGAATAATATGCGCACACTTTTGGTTTCATATAATAATATAAGGAGATCAATGTGAGGAATATGGAATATGTACTTGGACCGATGCGTCTTCCATTTTTGATCATAACTCCTGCCTGTGTTTTGTTGGGGCTCGGTACGGCAGTCTGGTCAACTGAGAAGGTGAGTGGTCTTTATTTTCTTCTGGCGCTCATCGGAGCGATTTCTGCCCATATCAGCGTGAATGCCTTCAATGAGTACTTTGATTTCAAAAGCGGTCTGGACGCGAGAACCACGCGCACCCCATTCAGCGGCGGTAGCGGTACATTACTTGAGAAGCCCGAATTCGCACGTCTGGCTCTGATTACCGCGCTCATTGCCTTTGCCATCACAGGCTTGATAGGCTTGTACTTTATCTATGTGAGAGGTTTATCCCTTCTGCCGCTGGGTGTTCTCGGACTTCTGGTCATAGCTGCCTATACCCCCTGGTTTGTCCACAATCCGTTTCTGAGTTTAATTTCACCCGGATTGGGTTTCGGGACACTGATGGTCATGGGCACAGATTTCGTTCTTACAGGCCGATACTCGTGGACGGCATTCATCGCATCGCTGGTGCCCTTCTTCCTGGTCAATGACCTGCTGCTCTTGAATCAGTTTCCGGATATCGAGGCGGATCGAAGCGTGGGCAGAAGAAATTTTCCCATAATCCTCGGCAGCCGGAGGAGCAGCTTGATTTATGGCGCATTCCTTCTCATGGCTTATCTGTCTATTGTCCTTGGAGTCATCCTGGGCTATCTACCGCATATCAGCCTTATAGGGTTGCTTACGCTTGTCATCGCTATTCCCGCCTTTATCGGTGCCTATCGTCATGGTGAAGAAACAAAGAGACTCATTCCATATATGATCTTGAATGTGATCATCAATGTTGTCACTCCTGTTCTGGTTGCCATCGGGTTACTGTTAGGATAGAGGAAAAAAGTCAGTTTCCTGAATAACCTCTGTCGCCATGGTTCGATCTTTTTCCCAGAATCTCTCGAAATGACAGAATTGAATGAATTGCTTCGCTATGACATTTTCTTGACACTCATGGGGCATTATGCTAAATTTTCACGCCATTTAGAAAGCAATTCATTCAATTTAAAGAGAATGGAGGAAAACAGAAAAGGAAGATGTATGAATATTTTCCCATTTTGATCCTTCTCGTCATCGGCGTTGTATTTCCCGTTGTCACCCTCCTCTTCGCCAAAGCCATAAGAGCCAGTAAAGAAGGCGAGATCAAGCTTGAACCATATGAATGTGGGATCGAGACGAGAGAGCAGGCCAGGGATAGATATTCCGTCAGGTATTACATCATCTCCGTTCTCTTCGTTGTCTTCGACGTGGAGACCATATTCCTCTTCCCGTGGGCGGTCAAATATCATTTCCTGAGATTGTTCGGTTTGATCGAGATGGGAATATTCCTCATCATACTGCTCATTGGATATTTCTACGCATGGAAGAAGGGAGCCCTTGAATGGGTCTGATAGAGGGAAGGTTCAGTCCAAACATTTTAATAACGACCGTTGACTCTGTCTTTAACTGGGCGAGAAAATCGGCTCTATGGCCGATGACATTTGGTCTTGCCTGCTGCGCAATCGAGATGATGGCCACCGGCGCTTCCCGGTTCGACATCGACCGTTTCGGAATGGGGATATTCAGAGCTTCTCCAAGACAGTCCGACCTGATGATCGTGGCTGGGACTGTGACGGAAAAGATTGCTCCAATTGTGAAGAGGCTCTACGATCAGATGCCAGAGCCGAAGTGGGTAA
Coding sequences within it:
- a CDS encoding prenyltransferase; the encoded protein is MEYVLGPMRLPFLIITPACVLLGLGTAVWSTEKVSGLYFLLALIGAISAHISVNAFNEYFDFKSGLDARTTRTPFSGGSGTLLEKPEFARLALITALIAFAITGLIGLYFIYVRGLSLLPLGVLGLLVIAAYTPWFVHNPFLSLISPGLGFGTLMVMGTDFVLTGRYSWTAFIASLVPFFLVNDLLLLNQFPDIEADRSVGRRNFPIILGSRRSSLIYGAFLLMAYLSIVLGVILGYLPHISLIGLLTLVIAIPAFIGAYRHGEETKRLIPYMILNVIINVVTPVLVAIGLLLG
- the ndhC gene encoding NADH-quinone oxidoreductase subunit A; translation: MYEYFPILILLVIGVVFPVVTLLFAKAIRASKEGEIKLEPYECGIETREQARDRYSVRYYIISVLFVVFDVETIFLFPWAVKYHFLRLFGLIEMGIFLIILLIGYFYAWKKGALEWV
- a CDS encoding NADH-quinone oxidoreductase subunit B family protein; the protein is MGLIEGRFSPNILITTVDSVFNWARKSALWPMTFGLACCAIEMMATGASRFDIDRFGMGIFRASPRQSDLMIVAGTVTEKIAPIVKRLYDQMPEPKWVIAMGACATSGGPFNTYSVVQGVDRLVPVDVYIPGCPPRPEALLYGLMMLQDKIDSMTIAKKKSA